Proteins co-encoded in one Deltaproteobacteria bacterium genomic window:
- a CDS encoding M23 family metallopeptidase: protein MSWLFERRGFAVIVRCAILVAIGAVAAGAQWKWFEHHHDRVNSHLDVVAPNAVRTSVLRGRMRKDATLADALRTAGLGESATSEVMAALAAAKLDFTRRKPGEPFGARIDAGGRVVRFAMAIDQLTTIRLDRDDAGRLIGETIKLPTETQTVVFTGTIKSSFYQSIIDGGEQPQLAGNVVRVFEYDIDFAEELREGDTYRILMDRITCKGRVVDYGRIHAAEYVGQVTGTVRGYWFDHENREIEGYYNDKGVKLKKFFLRAPLDVLRVTSRYGVRFHPTLRERRMHTGVDYGAPTGTRVWAVADGTVNRAGNAGGYGKLIEISHPGGLRSRYAHLSAINVRSGQRVGQRQVIGRVGSTGRSTGPHLHFELLSGGRHINPAKQKIQSATTLPVALMPRLKESIAAANERMEKTAVLAKE from the coding sequence TTGAGCTGGTTGTTCGAGCGTCGCGGATTCGCCGTCATCGTTCGCTGCGCGATCCTCGTCGCGATCGGCGCGGTGGCCGCGGGCGCGCAGTGGAAGTGGTTCGAGCACCACCACGACCGTGTGAATTCACATCTCGATGTCGTGGCACCGAACGCCGTGCGCACGTCGGTGCTGCGCGGCCGGATGCGCAAGGACGCCACCCTCGCCGACGCCCTGCGTACCGCGGGGCTCGGCGAGTCGGCGACATCCGAGGTCATGGCCGCCCTCGCCGCGGCGAAACTCGACTTCACGCGGCGCAAGCCCGGAGAACCGTTTGGCGCGCGGATCGACGCCGGGGGCCGCGTCGTCCGCTTCGCGATGGCCATCGATCAACTCACGACGATTCGGCTCGATCGCGACGACGCGGGCCGCCTGATCGGCGAAACGATCAAGCTGCCCACCGAGACGCAGACTGTTGTCTTCACCGGCACCATCAAGTCCTCCTTCTATCAGTCCATCATCGACGGCGGCGAGCAGCCCCAGCTCGCGGGCAACGTGGTGCGCGTGTTCGAATACGATATCGACTTCGCCGAAGAGCTTCGCGAAGGCGACACCTATCGAATCCTGATGGACCGCATCACGTGCAAGGGCCGCGTCGTCGATTACGGGCGCATCCACGCCGCGGAGTACGTCGGACAGGTGACGGGCACCGTGCGCGGCTATTGGTTCGATCACGAGAACCGCGAAATCGAAGGCTACTACAACGATAAGGGAGTGAAACTGAAGAAGTTTTTCCTGCGCGCGCCGCTCGATGTGCTGCGCGTGACGAGCCGCTACGGGGTGCGTTTTCACCCCACGCTGCGCGAACGTCGGATGCACACCGGAGTCGATTACGGCGCGCCCACGGGTACGCGGGTCTGGGCGGTGGCGGACGGCACGGTGAACCGCGCGGGAAACGCCGGCGGATACGGCAAACTCATCGAGATCAGCCACCCGGGCGGACTGCGTTCACGGTACGCGCACTTGTCGGCCATCAACGTGCGAAGCGGCCAGCGCGTCGGCCAGAGACAGGTGATCGGCCGCGTCGGCAGTACGGGACGATCCACCGGCCCGCATCTTCACTTCGAACTTCTCTCGGGCGGGCGGCACATCAATCCCGCGAAACAGAAGATCCAGTCGGCGACCACCCTGCCCGTCGCGCTGATGCCGCGCCTCAAGGAGTCGATCGCCGCCGCGAACGAGCGGATGGAAAAGACGGCGGTACTGGCGAAAGAATGA
- a CDS encoding tetratricopeptide repeat protein — translation MHRPHGAALLMKSAHVLIGFLIVLLYARTVPGGFVYDDEFTVRDNPAIRRLANWPYFFTEPATAVAHPLQQNMVYRPLATTFFALEYAAFGVDRPGRWHLVSIGLFLLVIGSMSSFSRRLLKRDDLILVAVAFAAFHPLMSETVSWVSAQPTLLCALCLLLGLAAYDLGTGVPGGVRRWWFAGSALLLAASMFFKEVGVVAPLVVAAHRVDGASPRYRYAVIGAVGAVAVAYVAIRTALTGAVAQSALYGDGFAKHLAAVASIVPRYLVRAALPVHLRVFDDWPDPGVLNTLVGAAFLIGVPIAAWRMRASRPSLSFALAFAWLTYLPSSNLIPTGMPSAERYFFLPMIGLCWAFAIVAEPLLRERSVNVAAPVIVAIGCLFAGLTFARTHIWSSPERFWENAVREQPRLALGHYQLGLYYSADADLTRAEEHYRRALDVDPDHAGALNNLGTTLARAERYDEAAEIFTRILSVDPANDPVIENLVRVRMQQGRFEEAAAIVADALRERPSERLKRLARGLLDASIAPGTREELSRLAS, via the coding sequence TTGCATAGGCCGCACGGCGCGGCTCTTCTCATGAAGAGCGCTCACGTCCTGATCGGTTTTCTGATCGTGCTCCTGTACGCGCGCACCGTGCCGGGCGGGTTCGTGTACGACGACGAATTCACTGTGCGCGACAACCCCGCGATCCGTCGACTCGCGAACTGGCCGTACTTTTTCACCGAGCCCGCCACCGCCGTCGCCCATCCGCTTCAGCAGAACATGGTGTATCGGCCGCTCGCCACGACGTTTTTCGCGCTCGAATACGCGGCCTTCGGCGTGGATCGGCCCGGGCGGTGGCACCTCGTGTCGATCGGCCTGTTCCTGCTCGTCATCGGATCGATGTCGAGCTTTTCGCGCCGGCTTCTAAAACGCGACGATCTCATCCTGGTCGCCGTCGCATTCGCGGCGTTTCACCCGCTCATGTCCGAGACGGTCTCGTGGGTCAGCGCCCAACCGACGCTGCTGTGCGCGCTGTGCCTGTTGCTCGGCCTCGCGGCCTACGACCTCGGGACCGGCGTGCCAGGCGGCGTGCGGCGGTGGTGGTTCGCGGGTTCCGCGCTGCTGCTCGCGGCGTCGATGTTTTTCAAGGAAGTCGGCGTCGTCGCGCCGTTGGTGGTCGCCGCGCACCGGGTCGACGGAGCATCGCCGCGCTACCGTTACGCGGTCATCGGCGCAGTCGGCGCGGTTGCCGTCGCATACGTCGCGATCCGGACCGCGCTCACCGGCGCCGTCGCGCAAAGCGCGCTCTACGGAGACGGCTTCGCAAAGCATCTGGCCGCCGTCGCGTCGATTGTTCCGCGCTATCTCGTGCGTGCGGCACTTCCCGTGCATCTGCGCGTCTTCGACGACTGGCCCGACCCCGGCGTGCTCAACACGCTCGTCGGTGCGGCGTTTCTCATCGGTGTGCCGATCGCCGCGTGGCGGATGCGCGCGTCGCGGCCATCGCTGTCGTTCGCGCTCGCGTTCGCGTGGCTGACGTATTTGCCGTCATCGAACCTGATCCCAACGGGCATGCCGTCGGCGGAGCGCTATTTTTTCCTGCCGATGATCGGCCTGTGCTGGGCTTTCGCGATCGTCGCAGAACCGCTGTTGCGTGAGCGATCCGTCAACGTCGCCGCGCCGGTGATCGTTGCGATCGGATGCCTCTTCGCCGGGCTCACCTTCGCGCGCACGCACATCTGGAGTTCACCCGAACGGTTCTGGGAGAATGCTGTTCGAGAGCAACCGCGCCTCGCGCTCGGTCACTATCAGTTGGGACTCTACTACAGCGCCGACGCCGATCTGACGCGCGCCGAGGAGCATTATCGCCGCGCCCTCGATGTCGATCCCGACCACGCCGGAGCGCTCAACAACCTCGGCACCACGCTCGCGCGCGCGGAGCGTTATGACGAGGCGGCGGAGATCTTCACCCGGATTCTGTCCGTGGATCCCGCGAACGACCCCGTGATCGAAAACCTCGTGCGTGTGAGAATGCAGCAGGGACGATTCGAAGAGGCGGCGGCGATTGTCGCCGACGCGCTGCGCGAGCGCCCGAGCGAGCGGCTCAAGCGCCTCGCGCGCGGTTTGCTCGATGCATCGATTGCGCCGGGGACGCGCGAGGAACTGAGCCGTCTCGCGTCGTGA
- a CDS encoding NAD-dependent epimerase/dehydratase family protein, producing the protein MPNRDQKFNVLITGVSTSIGRHLASHLCDDKRVGVVLGVARDEKPYYFNDLPSDRFIYRACDILKYRELNNLFLSRTFKEAQINAVVHLAFKTRISHAEDVHELNVNGTKALLERCIATQTIQKFIFKSSNTVYKLRPHNPVFMDENSDLNFDTDVDQWIKDRVDADMICRSFMDNKHMNIVILRMSNIIGRSVGGQFNAYFDSPVIFKPMGFNPLINLLHMKDVIQAIRLAVFKRGAHGIFNIAGQDTAPITTIAELARSRVVSLPEPVLPLVNWVQRKMGMTTYYYSVDRERQKYTALMDIGKAERELGYKPTGRVEF; encoded by the coding sequence ATGCCAAACCGCGACCAGAAATTCAACGTGCTCATCACCGGGGTGTCGACGTCGATCGGCCGCCATCTGGCTTCGCACCTGTGCGACGACAAGCGCGTGGGCGTGGTGCTGGGCGTCGCCCGCGACGAGAAGCCCTACTACTTCAACGACCTGCCCTCCGACCGGTTCATCTACCGTGCGTGCGACATCCTCAAGTACCGCGAGCTTAACAACCTGTTTTTGTCGCGCACGTTCAAGGAAGCGCAGATCAACGCCGTCGTGCACCTGGCGTTCAAGACGCGCATCTCGCACGCCGAGGACGTGCACGAGCTGAACGTCAACGGCACCAAGGCGCTGCTCGAACGCTGCATCGCGACGCAGACAATCCAGAAGTTCATCTTCAAAAGCTCGAACACGGTCTACAAGCTGCGCCCGCACAACCCGGTGTTCATGGACGAAAACTCGGATCTGAACTTCGACACCGACGTGGACCAGTGGATCAAGGACCGCGTGGACGCGGACATGATCTGCCGATCGTTCATGGACAACAAACACATGAACATCGTGATTCTGCGGATGAGCAACATCATCGGGCGCAGCGTCGGCGGTCAGTTCAACGCCTATTTCGACTCGCCGGTCATCTTCAAGCCGATGGGGTTCAATCCGCTCATCAACCTGCTGCACATGAAGGACGTGATCCAGGCGATCCGGCTCGCGGTCTTCAAGCGCGGCGCCCACGGCATTTTCAACATCGCGGGGCAGGACACCGCGCCGATCACCACGATCGCCGAACTCGCGCGCTCGCGGGTGGTCAGCCTGCCCGAACCCGTGCTGCCGCTGGTCAACTGGGTGCAGCGCAAAATGGGGATGACCACGTACTACTATTCGGTGGATCGCGAGCGCCAGAAATACACGGCGCTCATGGACATCGGAAAGGCCGAACGGGAACTCGGCTACAAGCCGACCGGCCGCGTCGAATTCTGA
- a CDS encoding acyltransferase family protein, with translation MNRQQRQAALALARKILPPDEFERAVSMEVNDAGFGYDAFGLEKETTVLALAVLRYVYKYWFRVESHGAEHVPSKGRALIVPNHSGVVPIDGVMIAVDLANRMKKPRIARAMVDNFAGFLPYVNVFFNRVGSVIGARRNFSDLLEQDELVVVFPEGTKGVGKPFSRRYNLVRFNVGFIELALRHRAPIIPTAVIGAEEQAPLLFNIRPIARMLGFPYFPVTPFFPLLGPLGAIPLPVKYHIFYGPPIELFHEYGPETLDDLEKVRMLADRVQMVVQDMIIKGLDQRKSVFGFGE, from the coding sequence ATGAATCGTCAGCAACGTCAGGCTGCGCTCGCGCTCGCGCGAAAAATCCTGCCGCCCGACGAGTTCGAACGCGCGGTGAGCATGGAGGTGAACGACGCCGGATTCGGCTACGACGCCTTCGGCCTCGAAAAGGAAACCACCGTTCTCGCGCTGGCGGTGCTGCGTTACGTGTACAAGTACTGGTTCCGCGTCGAAAGCCACGGCGCGGAGCACGTGCCGTCCAAGGGACGCGCGCTGATCGTGCCCAATCACTCGGGAGTCGTGCCCATCGACGGGGTGATGATCGCGGTCGATCTCGCGAACCGGATGAAAAAACCGCGCATCGCCCGCGCGATGGTGGACAACTTCGCGGGGTTCCTGCCTTACGTGAATGTGTTCTTCAATCGCGTCGGTTCGGTCATCGGCGCGCGGCGGAATTTCTCCGATCTGTTGGAACAGGACGAACTGGTCGTCGTGTTCCCCGAGGGCACCAAGGGCGTCGGCAAGCCGTTTTCGCGGCGGTATAACCTCGTTCGCTTCAACGTCGGCTTCATCGAACTCGCCCTGCGGCACCGCGCGCCGATCATCCCGACGGCGGTGATCGGAGCCGAGGAGCAGGCGCCGCTGCTGTTCAACATCCGGCCGATCGCGCGGATGCTCGGCTTCCCGTATTTTCCGGTCACGCCGTTTTTTCCGCTCCTCGGCCCGCTCGGGGCGATCCCGTTGCCGGTCAAGTACCACATTTTTTATGGACCGCCGATCGAGCTGTTCCACGAATACGGGCCGGAGACGCTCGACGATCTGGAGAAGGTGCGCATGCTCGCCGACCGCGTTCAAATGGTCGTGCAGGACATGATTATCAAGGGACTCGATCAGCGAAAATCCGTCTTTGGTTTCGGGGAGTAG
- the infA gene encoding translation initiation factor IF-1, producing MSKEEAIEVPAKVVEALPNAMFRVQLENGHNALVHLTGKMRKFRIKIIPGDEVTVELSPYDLSRGRIVFRKR from the coding sequence ATGTCGAAAGAAGAAGCCATTGAAGTGCCCGCGAAGGTCGTCGAGGCCCTGCCGAACGCGATGTTTCGGGTCCAACTCGAGAACGGACACAACGCGCTGGTCCACCTGACCGGCAAGATGCGCAAGTTTCGCATCAAGATCATTCCCGGCGACGAGGTGACCGTCGAGCTGTCGCCCTACGATCTGAGTCGCGGCCGGATCGTCTTCCGCAAACGCTGA
- a CDS encoding ATP-grasp domain-containing protein: MKVLITSARTPHALNAIRQFGESGCTVIAADCTRLAPGLYSRFAAERRITPPMTERPREWADWLRAELRGGGYDLVFPCFEEIFVVAAIAGELREFTSLVVPDFETMMRVHDKTRLADTMRALAIAVPETAQPQSDDELRELAGGLPYPAIIKMPDANNSLGLAVVNGPDELIETYARTIRFLNVPPHRRPVVQPKIEGRLVYTLGLADRGTLAAFLAYRPLMSFPDTGGTAFYRETTIEPAAERLAERFVSGLGWHGFIGMDVILDRDEKAWLIDANPRPTPAYQTGRAAGVDFTSIYLDIAGGRRSGSRPAARAGVRTKTLFVELIWFFMLLLPGRGWLARARRALTFFTPKPHIPDIHRADDPWPSVAMSIFVPWFMFIITPVKKENAGFCYSCNFTGETRRKLLGA, translated from the coding sequence TTGAAAGTCCTCATCACCAGCGCGCGCACGCCGCATGCGCTCAACGCGATCCGCCAGTTCGGCGAGAGCGGATGCACGGTCATCGCCGCCGACTGCACGCGGCTCGCCCCGGGACTCTACTCCCGTTTCGCCGCCGAACGCCGGATCACGCCCCCAATGACCGAGCGCCCGCGCGAGTGGGCCGACTGGCTGCGTGCCGAGTTGCGTGGCGGCGGGTACGACCTCGTCTTTCCCTGCTTCGAGGAAATTTTCGTCGTCGCGGCGATCGCGGGCGAACTGCGCGAATTCACGTCGCTCGTCGTCCCCGATTTCGAGACGATGATGCGCGTTCACGACAAGACGCGCCTTGCCGACACCATGCGCGCCCTCGCGATCGCGGTGCCCGAAACGGCCCAGCCGCAATCCGACGATGAGTTGCGCGAACTCGCCGGGGGACTTCCCTACCCCGCGATCATCAAAATGCCCGACGCGAACAACAGCCTTGGCCTCGCCGTCGTAAACGGCCCGGACGAACTGATCGAGACGTACGCCCGGACGATTCGTTTCCTGAACGTGCCGCCGCACCGCCGCCCGGTGGTGCAACCCAAGATCGAGGGGCGACTCGTCTATACGCTCGGTCTCGCGGATCGAGGCACGCTCGCGGCGTTTCTCGCTTATCGCCCCCTCATGTCGTTTCCGGACACGGGAGGGACCGCGTTCTACCGCGAGACGACGATCGAGCCGGCGGCGGAGCGGCTCGCGGAACGTTTCGTGAGCGGGCTCGGCTGGCACGGATTCATCGGCATGGACGTCATCCTGGACCGGGATGAGAAGGCGTGGCTGATCGATGCGAATCCGCGACCGACGCCCGCGTACCAGACCGGCCGCGCGGCGGGGGTGGACTTTACCTCGATCTACCTGGACATCGCCGGGGGACGTCGAAGCGGTTCGCGCCCCGCGGCGCGGGCCGGCGTCCGGACGAAGACGCTCTTCGTCGAACTCATCTGGTTTTTCATGCTGCTGCTTCCCGGGCGAGGATGGCTCGCGCGGGCGCGGCGGGCGCTCACCTTTTTCACGCCGAAGCCGCACATCCCCGACATCCACCGCGCCGACGACCCGTGGCCGTCCGTCGCGATGTCGATCTTCGTACCTTGGTTCATGTTTATCATCACGCCCGTGAAAAAAGAGAACGCCGGATTCTGCTATTCGTGCAACTTCACGGGCGAAACGCGCCGCAAACTTCTGGGCGCGTGA
- the metW gene encoding methionine biosynthesis protein MetW, which yields MVTGRVPADRWDHELIERIVASGTSVLDLGCGRGSLLHALRVKKDVRGQGVEKDPEKLIECVARGVPVIQGDLDAGLLATFPRDAFDYVVLEMTLQTVKNPRDIMLEMLRVGRVGVVSFPNFGHWRVREQLLRDGRTPVTETLPYHWYDTPNIRVLTIRDFEEFCSGNAIHVLDRYVLAGGRYRRMAPTDNVVAEEALYIVCGNESLTEVADGGGI from the coding sequence ATGGTGACGGGGCGCGTACCGGCCGACCGATGGGACCACGAACTGATCGAGCGGATCGTCGCGTCGGGCACCAGCGTGCTCGATTTGGGTTGCGGCCGCGGCAGCCTGCTTCACGCGCTGCGCGTCAAGAAGGACGTGCGCGGGCAGGGGGTGGAGAAGGACCCTGAAAAGCTCATCGAGTGCGTCGCACGCGGCGTCCCCGTGATCCAGGGAGATCTCGACGCGGGGCTTCTGGCCACGTTCCCCCGCGACGCGTTCGACTACGTCGTGCTCGAGATGACGCTTCAGACCGTGAAAAACCCGCGCGACATCATGCTCGAAATGCTGCGCGTGGGGCGTGTGGGCGTGGTCAGCTTCCCCAACTTTGGCCACTGGCGCGTGCGCGAGCAGCTCCTGCGCGACGGGCGCACTCCGGTCACCGAAACGCTACCGTACCACTGGTACGACACGCCGAATATCCGCGTGCTCACGATCCGCGATTTCGAGGAGTTTTGCTCGGGCAACGCGATTCATGTGCTCGACCGCTACGTGCTTGCCGGCGGGCGTTATCGCCGCATGGCGCCGACCGACAACGTGGTCGCCGAGGAAGCGCTCTACATCGTGTGCGGCAACGAGTCACTCACCGAGGTCGCCGACGGCGGCGGGATCTGA
- a CDS encoding homoserine O-acetyltransferase: MSDSVNALPDHIAVRPDGPDSPGSVGWTQPLRVRLADETRPLPLECGESLYPVDVEYETYGTLSPARDNAILITHALSGDAHAAGWCANWQADDRPWRAKRPGWWDAMIGPGKPFDTSRYFVICSNVLGSCYGTTGPSSIDPRTGKPYGMRFPVVTVEDWVRLQERLVTHLGIDRLVTVCGGSLGGQQAIEWALAYPDRVRSVMVLAATPHLMAQGVAFNFAARNAVISDPNFRGGDYYGEPEGPDRGLAVARMIGHITYLSDTSMTSKFGRRLREKDVPGFQIEVEYEVESYLRHQGAAFVERFDGNSFLYITRAMDYFDAAEHGGGDLTRAMSKARCAWMIVSFSSDWLYPPSGSMAIATALAQNRRLVTYANLASQYGHDAFLLETERLSRLVTGFLANLNGGGE; this comes from the coding sequence ATGAGCGATTCCGTCAACGCGCTGCCCGATCACATTGCCGTCCGTCCCGACGGGCCCGATTCCCCGGGCTCGGTGGGGTGGACGCAGCCGTTGCGGGTGCGCCTCGCGGATGAAACCCGACCGCTGCCCCTCGAGTGCGGCGAGTCGCTTTATCCCGTCGATGTCGAGTATGAAACCTACGGCACACTCTCGCCCGCGCGCGACAACGCGATCCTGATCACGCACGCGCTTTCCGGCGACGCACACGCCGCCGGATGGTGCGCGAATTGGCAGGCTGACGACCGGCCCTGGCGCGCAAAACGCCCCGGCTGGTGGGACGCGATGATCGGCCCCGGCAAGCCCTTCGACACGAGCCGCTACTTCGTCATCTGTTCCAACGTGCTCGGCAGTTGCTACGGCACGACCGGTCCGTCGTCGATCGATCCGCGCACCGGCAAGCCCTACGGCATGCGGTTTCCCGTCGTCACCGTCGAGGATTGGGTGCGGCTTCAGGAGCGTCTCGTCACGCACCTCGGCATCGATCGGCTCGTGACCGTGTGCGGCGGAAGCCTTGGCGGGCAACAGGCCATCGAGTGGGCGCTGGCCTATCCCGACCGCGTGCGCTCGGTGATGGTGCTCGCGGCGACGCCGCACCTGATGGCGCAGGGCGTGGCGTTCAACTTCGCCGCGCGCAACGCCGTAATCTCCGATCCGAACTTTCGCGGCGGCGATTATTACGGCGAGCCGGAAGGCCCCGATCGCGGTCTCGCGGTCGCGCGCATGATCGGGCACATCACCTATCTGTCCGACACGTCGATGACGAGCAAGTTCGGCCGGCGGCTTCGCGAAAAGGATGTTCCCGGATTTCAGATCGAAGTCGAGTACGAGGTCGAGAGCTATCTGCGTCATCAGGGAGCGGCGTTCGTCGAGCGTTTCGACGGCAACTCGTTTTTGTACATCACGCGGGCGATGGACTACTTCGACGCGGCCGAGCACGGCGGCGGCGATCTGACGCGCGCGATGTCCAAGGCCCGATGCGCGTGGATGATCGTGAGCTTTTCGAGCGACTGGCTCTACCCGCCGTCGGGCAGCATGGCGATCGCGACGGCGCTGGCGCAAAACCGCCGCCTTGTGACCTATGCCAACCTCGCGTCGCAGTACGGCCACGACGCCTTTCTGCTCGAAACCGAGCGGCTCTCGCGGCTCGTCACGGGATTTCTCGCCAACCTGAACGGTGGCGGCGAATGA